In a single window of the Terriglobales bacterium genome:
- a CDS encoding SDR family NAD(P)-dependent oxidoreductase — protein sequence MPGSPERKVGIITGAGRGIGLAIADAMARAGFDVLLTARSVAQLKSAAKRLESHGTRVLAEACDVRDPRSVRSLFSAAKREFKGIDVLVNNAGYAGPEQNVDEMSLEEWRTTLDTNLTGTFLCTQAALPLMRRGSTIVNNLSVAAKGGFPGMAAYVASKHGLMGFSITLRAELRPRGIRVIALMPGATDTEIWKQFWPDAPRSRMMSPASVAGAVVNAILLPENATVEELVIAPTGGAL from the coding sequence ATGCCTGGAAGTCCTGAGCGGAAGGTCGGCATTATCACCGGCGCCGGCCGGGGAATCGGACTGGCCATCGCGGATGCTATGGCACGGGCCGGTTTCGATGTGCTCCTGACCGCCCGCAGCGTTGCGCAGCTCAAGTCGGCCGCAAAGCGCCTGGAAAGCCATGGAACACGCGTGCTGGCCGAAGCCTGCGACGTGCGCGACCCGAGGTCCGTACGGAGTCTCTTTTCCGCGGCCAAGCGGGAATTCAAAGGCATCGATGTGCTGGTGAACAACGCCGGGTATGCGGGGCCCGAGCAGAACGTGGACGAGATGTCATTGGAGGAGTGGCGCACCACGCTCGACACCAACCTCACCGGAACGTTCCTCTGCACCCAGGCCGCGCTGCCCCTCATGCGGCGAGGCAGCACTATCGTCAACAATCTCTCCGTGGCTGCAAAGGGCGGGTTTCCGGGTATGGCCGCCTATGTTGCTTCCAAGCACGGCCTGATGGGTTTCAGCATCACCTTGCGCGCGGAACTCCGCCCCAGGGGCATCCGCGTCATTGCCCTCATGCCTGGCGCCACCGATACCGAGATCTGGAAGCAGTTCTGGCCCGACGCCCCCCGTTCGCGCATGATGTCGCCGGCGAGCGTTGCCGGGGCAGTGGTGAACGCCATCCTCCTGCCGGAGAACGCCACGGTCGAAGAGCTGGTGATCGCCCCCACCGGCGGAGCCTTGTAA
- the folE gene encoding GTP cyclohydrolase I FolE — MKRSAEPVSLTSASFEELMRELLVRLGEDPQRDGLLDTPPRMVKAMQYLTKGYQEDPEKMLKGALFDVSYDEMVIVKDIEMFSLCEHHLLPFFGKVHVAYIPNGKVIGLSKIPRLIDVFARRLQVQERLTVQIAEAIQGAIQPQGVGVVIEARHLCMMMRGVEKQHSAAVTSSMLGVFRDEQETRQEFLALIRAKGMNGS; from the coding sequence TTTGAGGAGCTGATGCGCGAGCTGTTGGTGCGCCTGGGCGAGGATCCGCAGCGCGACGGCCTGCTCGACACCCCACCGCGCATGGTCAAGGCCATGCAGTACCTCACCAAGGGCTACCAGGAAGACCCGGAGAAGATGCTGAAGGGCGCTCTCTTCGATGTCAGCTACGACGAGATGGTCATCGTCAAGGACATCGAGATGTTCAGCCTGTGCGAGCACCACCTGCTGCCCTTCTTCGGCAAGGTGCACGTCGCCTACATCCCCAACGGCAAGGTGATCGGCCTGAGCAAGATCCCGCGGCTGATCGACGTCTTCGCCCGCCGCCTCCAGGTGCAGGAGCGCCTGACGGTACAGATCGCGGAAGCGATCCAGGGCGCCATCCAGCCGCAGGGCGTGGGCGTGGTCATCGAGGCCCGCCACCTGTGCATGATGATGCGGGGCGTCGAGAAACAGCACTCCGCCGCCGTCACCTCCTCCATGCTGGGCGTCTTCCGCGATGAGCAGGAGACCCGCCAGGAATTCCTCGCCCTCATCCGCGCCAAGGGCATGAATGGCAGCTGA